A stretch of DNA from Bacteroidota bacterium:
GTCGGCATGCAGATGAATGCCTAGTGCCTTTGTTACCTTGAGAATCGTATCGAAACTAGGGATATGCTCGCCGTCCAGGGATCGATACAGGCTTTCGCGGGAAAGTCCGGTCTCTTTGGCAATCTGCGACATGCCACGCGCACGGGCAATATCGCCAAGCGCTTTGGCTATGAAGGCCGCATCGCCGTCGGCTTCCTCGATGCAGGCATCCAGATAGGCCGCCATTTCTTCGGTGGTTCTCAAGTGCTCCGCTACATCGTAGCGACTGATGATAGTTTTTGTCATTGCGTTATCCTAAAGGTTACGGGCAAGACCTTGGGCGGTTTTAACATCGGCATCCTGAGTGCTTTTATCGCCACCGGCCAATAAAATGATGATTTCGTTGCCGCGTCGAGTGAAATACACCCGATAACCGGGGCCATAGTCGATGCGCATTTCTGATACACCTTCGCCTACCGACTTCACGTCACCCGGATTGCCGGCAGCTAGACGTTCGACCCTGGCCAAAACTCGTGCACGAGCCCGAATGTCACGAAGATTGTCCAGCCATCGGGCATAAACATCGGTTTTCTTTATATCGACCATGCTTTAAGTGTAGCCTATAGGCTACTATTGTCAATAGATCGATAGCCCCTTGTGCACTCGGCAAACGTAATGACTCTTATTGAAATGGGTAATAGCGGGGATGGATTATGTACCAGATTGCTTGGTAAACAATAAAGCTATGTGCATGCCAGCCTATTAGATATTGCTAATTTTTACCTTTTCGAGGGGATGGGCAAAAATAGCCATCATCAGAGTGAGACGTGCCGCACGACGCCTGCAATTTGTTCCCAGGCTCATGCAATCTAAACGCATTCCGGATCGCCAAGCCAAGGCCGAAGTGTAAATCGAATAGTTTGTCCTTCGGCATCACCGCAATCTCGAACTTTTCTTCGACGCTCAATAACCCCAGAAGCATTTCAACAGCTTCCGCCACCGTTTCAGGGGGGGTAAGTATGTGCCCAAACAAGCTTGTCCAAATTTTAGTCAAAATTCTAAACCCCTTGAGGCTAAAGGTATGCAAAGCGAATATGACGAGTTAATGACAAGGTTATCCACAGATTTTGTGGATAACTGGATCAACGTATCAACGCGGCGAAAAATGTTGAAACAAAAGAGCCGATGAAGACCAGAATGATAATCGCCGGTATCGAGGCAATCGCCCATTTGACCATGAAAAACACCATCGACATGAAAGGCATCTGGATGTCGGTGACTATCACTTCGCGCTTATCGTCGTTCATTTTTACCCTCGTTGTTTACGTTGTTTAGGTAGAGCAGGCCATAGCGCATCATGCTTTTGGCGCCGGCCGGCGTCATTTCGATTTCCAAACGCTTCAATGCCTCACTGATCACATCGGCATAACCGGTTTTATCGTTACCGGTTTCACTCATCTGTTCGATTAGCCGTTGCAGTCGTCGATTGTCTTCGGCAGGTAGCCAACAAGAAATTCTCGATGCTCCGGTCTGGGTTCTGGATTCATAAAATCGTTTTTGTCGCTCTCGATTTGAAGTAGCCATGTGTATAACGCCCAAAATGATCCGTTAGCACTAACACAATCCTGTTAGAGCTAACGCTTATTCAATCCCAAACCCATAATAGCGAAAGAGTCAGTTTTTGTCATTTTGAATGAGTATAGGTGTTAATACTTGGGGGATTACGTACAAAAGTTACTAAAACATTCGCTTCGGTAAATTTAGGGTTGCCGGGACTTGGTTTTGTGTGTTTTTGCGGTTCCTAATAGGCGATTTTTTGCATGAAACC
This window harbors:
- a CDS encoding putative addiction module antidote protein, which translates into the protein MTKTIISRYDVAEHLRTTEEMAAYLDACIEEADGDAAFIAKALGDIARARGMSQIAKETGLSRESLYRSLDGEHIPSFDTILKVTKALGIHLHADPA
- a CDS encoding type II toxin-antitoxin system RelE/ParE family toxin, giving the protein MVDIKKTDVYARWLDNLRDIRARARVLARVERLAAGNPGDVKSVGEGVSEMRIDYGPGYRVYFTRRGNEIIILLAGGDKSTQDADVKTAQGLARNL